From the genome of Gemmatimonas phototrophica, one region includes:
- a CDS encoding pyrroloquinoline quinone-dependent dehydrogenase: MQQLWKGAVVVLLSATATRATVAQGVDWPHPSGDAGAMRFSTLSDISRTNVAQLQIAWRWRTGERSIAEGAGQKSARPGLFQNSPVVINDTMFVSTPYAAVAALDARSGRELWRYDPEVWRAGQPSNGTGFVHRGVATWSVPGQRRVVFINARWRLIALDAATGTPVPSFGRNGEIDLTATLRRKVNQLHYTNTSPPVVYGNVVIVGNGVGDRLRYPYDPPGDVQAFDVRTGRRVWTFHTIPDSGEFGVDTWEDGAYKVMGHTNVWAPMSLDEKRGLVFLPVSTPTNDWYGGDRKGDNLFAESVVALDARTGRRVWHYQIVHHGLWDYDLPAPPVLATIRWQGKSRDVVAVPSKTAWVYVFDRETGQPLWPIVERPVPASDVPGERAAATQPMPTLPAPFSRQSISEADLIDFTPELRRLALQLFQQYRHGPIFTPPSEQGTIVMPGNIGGAGWGSTSYDPETQTLYVKATENPALYRIRKGVPNDTIGFAYTVDLTRSTLGVTADPDSGKADHTPPDVLPLIKPPYGTMTAIDLNTGARKWQIPLGDTPGIRNHPLLKGVPLPPLGVAGAVGGTVTRGGVLFATGGGDVLYALDTRDGRVLWQHTLPAGRGYANPITYRGADGVQYVVIATGGGNECELVAFALPKTR, encoded by the coding sequence ATGCAACAGCTGTGGAAGGGTGCGGTGGTGGTGCTGCTCAGTGCTACGGCGACGCGGGCAACCGTGGCCCAGGGCGTCGATTGGCCACACCCCAGTGGGGACGCCGGCGCCATGCGCTTTTCGACCCTGAGCGATATCTCGCGCACCAACGTGGCGCAGCTGCAGATCGCGTGGCGCTGGCGCACGGGTGAACGAAGCATTGCGGAGGGGGCAGGGCAGAAGTCTGCGCGTCCCGGGCTCTTTCAGAATTCACCGGTGGTCATCAACGACACCATGTTTGTCTCTACGCCCTATGCGGCGGTGGCGGCGTTGGATGCCCGCAGCGGGCGCGAGCTGTGGCGCTATGACCCCGAAGTGTGGCGTGCCGGTCAACCATCCAACGGCACCGGTTTTGTACACCGTGGAGTGGCTACATGGAGTGTCCCCGGACAGCGGCGCGTGGTGTTCATCAACGCGCGCTGGCGACTGATTGCGCTCGACGCGGCCACCGGTACACCGGTGCCGTCGTTTGGGAGGAACGGGGAGATTGATCTCACGGCCACGCTGCGTCGAAAGGTGAACCAGCTGCACTACACCAATACGTCGCCACCGGTGGTCTATGGCAATGTGGTCATCGTTGGCAATGGTGTGGGGGACCGACTGCGCTATCCCTACGATCCGCCCGGCGACGTACAGGCGTTTGATGTGCGCACGGGACGTCGCGTGTGGACCTTTCACACCATTCCCGACTCCGGCGAGTTTGGCGTGGACACGTGGGAGGACGGCGCCTACAAGGTGATGGGGCACACGAATGTGTGGGCGCCCATGAGCCTCGATGAAAAACGGGGGTTGGTGTTCCTGCCGGTTTCCACGCCGACCAATGACTGGTACGGTGGTGACCGGAAGGGTGATAACCTGTTCGCCGAAAGTGTGGTGGCCCTTGATGCGCGCACCGGACGGCGCGTGTGGCACTACCAGATCGTGCACCACGGGCTCTGGGACTACGATCTTCCGGCACCGCCGGTGCTTGCCACCATTCGGTGGCAGGGGAAGTCCCGCGACGTGGTGGCCGTGCCAAGCAAAACCGCGTGGGTCTATGTCTTTGACCGGGAAACCGGACAGCCCCTGTGGCCCATTGTGGAGCGACCGGTGCCGGCCAGTGACGTGCCCGGCGAACGCGCTGCGGCCACGCAGCCCATGCCCACACTTCCCGCGCCATTCTCGCGGCAGTCCATCAGCGAAGCCGACCTGATTGACTTTACGCCGGAGCTGCGTCGCCTCGCGCTGCAACTGTTTCAGCAGTACCGGCACGGTCCCATCTTCACACCGCCATCGGAGCAGGGGACCATTGTCATGCCCGGCAATATTGGTGGCGCTGGGTGGGGCAGTACCTCGTACGATCCGGAGACGCAGACGTTGTACGTCAAGGCCACCGAAAACCCGGCGCTGTATCGCATTCGCAAGGGCGTTCCCAACGATACCATTGGGTTTGCGTACACCGTTGATCTCACCAGAAGTACACTGGGCGTGACGGCGGATCCCGACTCCGGCAAGGCCGATCACACGCCGCCGGACGTCTTGCCGTTGATCAAGCCCCCGTATGGCACCATGACCGCCATCGATCTGAATACGGGGGCGCGCAAGTGGCAGATCCCGTTGGGCGATACCCCTGGCATTCGCAATCACCCGTTGTTGAAAGGCGTACCGTTGCCACCGCTTGGCGTCGCGGGAGCCGTTGGCGGGACCGTGACCCGTGGTGGGGTACTCTTTGCGACCGGCGGGGGCGACGTGCTCTATGCCTTGGACACGAGGGATGGACGCGTGTTATGGCAGCATACGCTTCCCGCCGGGCGCGGCTACGCCAACCCCATTACCTACCGCGGCGCTGATGGGGTGCAGTATGTGGTGATTGCCACCGGTGGTGGCAACGAATGTGAACTGGTGGCATTTGCGTTACCCAAAACCCGCTGA
- a CDS encoding glycoside hydrolase family 97 protein, with the protein MHFHGSVLCAALLAVLPVHPLPAQSMRLASPDGRNVITVALDGGQLTYAVSHRDRAVLLPSSLGFAFRGAPRLQRGLRLLDSARAERDTSWRQPWGEVRTVRDAHGELRVRVGERNGLRREFVVIFRAFNDGVAFRYELPCQPNLGAFAISEELSEFVFADNPKTWWIPANRPAMDRYEFLYASSPLSMLDSVRTPLTLEMQGGPVVVLHEAALVDYAAMDLARVGERTLRPALSPWADGVKVRGRTPFVTPWRTIQIAATATDLVPSVLGLNLNEPSRVADTRWIEPMKYNGIWWGMHAGMYTWPSGQKHGATTENAKRYIDFAAANGLRGTLVEGWNVGWNGDWIGSYGKGFSFTRAYPDYDLTAVARYAKERGVTLVMHNETAMGVGNYERQLDSAFALYKSLGVTSVKTGYVNDRTAEGHAHTGQYMVRHHRKVIETAAKYGLSVNAHEPIMDTGERRTWPNMLSREGARGGEYNAGGPDGGNPPEHETILFFTRLLAGPMDYTPGVFDLRLKGSSGAERRPDQPRVRTTLAKQLALYVVLYSPVQMLADVVESYTNQPALQFVRDVAVDWEQTRVLNGRIGDYVTVAREAANGDWFIGAITDEEARAFDVPLDFLPAGARYTAEVYADGPGAHWLNNPQPVTISSGFVQAGTVLRIAMAPGGGQAIRLRKER; encoded by the coding sequence ATGCATTTTCATGGTTCCGTTCTGTGTGCCGCGCTGCTGGCGGTGCTCCCGGTTCACCCGCTGCCGGCGCAGTCCATGCGCCTGGCCTCCCCCGATGGCCGCAATGTCATAACGGTGGCCCTCGATGGCGGCCAACTGACATATGCCGTCAGCCACAGGGATCGGGCCGTGTTGCTACCGTCGTCACTGGGATTTGCGTTTCGCGGCGCGCCGCGCTTGCAGCGCGGATTGCGCCTGCTGGATAGTGCGCGTGCCGAGCGCGATACCAGTTGGCGGCAACCGTGGGGCGAGGTGCGAACCGTACGCGACGCGCATGGCGAGTTGCGCGTAAGAGTTGGTGAACGGAACGGACTGCGCCGTGAGTTTGTGGTGATCTTCCGGGCGTTCAATGACGGGGTGGCCTTTCGCTATGAACTGCCGTGCCAGCCGAATCTCGGTGCGTTTGCCATCAGCGAGGAACTCAGCGAATTCGTATTCGCCGACAATCCGAAGACGTGGTGGATTCCAGCGAACCGTCCGGCGATGGATCGGTATGAGTTTCTGTATGCCTCATCGCCGTTGAGCATGCTTGATTCCGTCCGCACGCCGCTGACCTTGGAAATGCAGGGTGGGCCGGTCGTGGTCCTCCATGAGGCGGCCTTGGTGGACTATGCGGCCATGGATCTCGCGCGGGTCGGTGAACGCACGTTGCGGCCGGCGTTGTCGCCGTGGGCCGATGGCGTGAAGGTGCGTGGGCGCACCCCATTCGTCACGCCATGGCGCACCATTCAGATTGCCGCAACGGCGACCGATCTGGTGCCATCAGTCCTCGGACTCAATCTCAATGAGCCGAGTCGTGTTGCCGACACCCGCTGGATTGAACCCATGAAGTACAATGGGATCTGGTGGGGCATGCACGCCGGTATGTACACCTGGCCATCGGGGCAGAAGCACGGGGCCACCACGGAAAACGCCAAGCGCTACATCGATTTTGCCGCCGCCAACGGCCTGCGCGGCACACTCGTGGAAGGGTGGAACGTAGGGTGGAACGGTGACTGGATTGGCAGTTACGGAAAAGGGTTCTCGTTTACCCGGGCGTATCCAGACTATGATCTGACAGCCGTGGCCCGCTATGCCAAGGAACGTGGTGTGACGCTCGTCATGCACAACGAAACGGCCATGGGCGTTGGCAACTATGAGCGGCAACTCGACAGCGCCTTTGCCCTGTACAAGTCACTCGGTGTTACATCGGTCAAGACCGGCTATGTAAACGATCGTACCGCCGAAGGACACGCCCACACCGGGCAATACATGGTGCGCCATCATCGCAAAGTGATTGAGACGGCGGCGAAGTACGGTCTCTCGGTCAATGCGCATGAGCCCATTATGGATACGGGTGAACGCCGCACGTGGCCCAACATGCTCAGTCGCGAGGGCGCTCGGGGTGGCGAGTACAACGCCGGGGGGCCCGATGGTGGCAACCCGCCTGAGCACGAAACCATCCTGTTCTTCACCCGACTGCTGGCAGGTCCAATGGATTACACGCCTGGCGTGTTCGACCTGCGGTTGAAGGGATCGTCCGGTGCCGAGCGCCGCCCTGACCAGCCACGGGTGCGAACCACCCTGGCCAAGCAGTTGGCGCTGTATGTGGTGCTGTATTCACCGGTACAGATGCTGGCCGACGTCGTGGAGAGTTACACCAACCAGCCGGCGTTGCAGTTCGTGCGTGATGTTGCCGTGGATTGGGAACAAACGCGCGTGCTGAACGGCCGCATTGGTGATTATGTGACGGTGGCGCGTGAAGCCGCGAACGGCGATTGGTTCATTGGGGCCATCACCGACGAAGAAGCGCGGGCCTTTGACGTCCCGCTGGACTTTCTGCCGGCTGGGGCACGCTATACGGCCGAGGTCTACGCTGACGGTCCGGGGGCACACTGGTTGAACAATCCGCAGCCGGTGACGATTTCGTCGGGTTTTGTGCAGGCAGGTACCGTGCTGCGAATTGCCATGGCACCGGGTGGTGGCCAGGCCATTCGCCTTCGAAAGGAGCGCTGA
- a CDS encoding FAD-binding dehydrogenase codes for MPVQYDADIIVAGAGLAGLVAATEAADAGKRVLLLDQEGEQNLGGQAFWSLGGLFFIDSPEQRRLGIRDSHALATRDWMTTAGFDRSEDHWPRQWAAAYLEFAAGEKRSWLHAQGMRWFPIVGWAERGGGGAGGSGNSVPRFHLTWGTGPGVLAPFERRLRVHIANGRITALYRHRITGLQVTNGIVHGVVGEVLEPTVVERGQESSRVIANAFSLHAQAVVITSGGIGGNHDLVRRFWPVDRLGTPPAFMVSGVPRHVDGALQQVVAQAGAQLINPDRMWHYTEGLRNWNPIWPNHGIRILPGPSSLWLAPNGERLPFPNVPGVDSLGTLQHITTHGYPYTWFLLNRAIIKREFALSGSEQNPDLTGKDIGLVLKRLGKGVQAPVQAFMEHGEDFVVRDTLPALVEAMNAMPGVLPVDGAIVEREVRDRDAQLTQQGGKDPQLALIHNARRYFSERVMRIASPAPLLAARNGPLIAVKLNILTRKSLGGLATDLHARVLGAGDTPMPGLYAAGEVAGFGGGGVHGYRALEGTFLGGCLFSGRTAGRAAARDC; via the coding sequence ATGCCTGTGCAGTACGACGCCGACATTATTGTAGCCGGAGCAGGACTGGCTGGCCTGGTTGCCGCAACGGAGGCGGCAGACGCCGGCAAACGTGTCCTGCTGCTGGATCAGGAAGGGGAGCAAAACCTTGGTGGTCAGGCGTTCTGGTCGCTGGGCGGCCTGTTCTTTATCGATTCGCCGGAACAGCGCCGCCTCGGGATTCGCGATTCTCACGCGCTGGCGACCCGCGACTGGATGACCACCGCCGGCTTCGACCGGTCAGAGGACCACTGGCCACGACAGTGGGCCGCCGCGTATCTCGAGTTTGCGGCAGGGGAGAAGCGTAGCTGGCTGCATGCCCAGGGGATGCGCTGGTTCCCCATTGTCGGATGGGCCGAGCGTGGCGGAGGTGGCGCCGGTGGTTCGGGAAACAGTGTGCCGCGCTTCCACCTTACGTGGGGCACCGGCCCAGGAGTGCTGGCTCCCTTTGAGCGCCGCCTGCGCGTGCATATCGCCAACGGGCGCATCACGGCCCTCTATCGGCATCGAATCACCGGCCTGCAGGTCACCAACGGGATTGTCCACGGCGTGGTCGGCGAGGTGCTTGAACCGACGGTCGTTGAACGGGGGCAGGAGAGCTCGCGCGTGATTGCGAACGCGTTCTCACTCCATGCGCAGGCGGTGGTGATCACGTCGGGCGGCATTGGCGGCAATCACGACCTGGTTCGGCGCTTCTGGCCCGTTGACCGACTGGGGACGCCACCGGCGTTCATGGTCTCCGGAGTCCCGCGTCACGTGGATGGCGCTCTGCAGCAGGTGGTGGCGCAAGCCGGGGCGCAGCTCATCAACCCCGACCGGATGTGGCACTACACGGAAGGACTGCGGAACTGGAATCCCATCTGGCCCAACCATGGGATTCGCATCCTCCCGGGCCCGAGCAGTCTGTGGCTTGCGCCCAATGGCGAACGGTTGCCCTTCCCCAATGTCCCAGGGGTGGACAGTCTCGGCACGCTGCAACACATCACGACCCATGGGTATCCCTACACCTGGTTTCTCCTCAACCGGGCCATCATCAAACGGGAGTTTGCGCTCTCGGGGAGCGAGCAGAATCCAGATCTGACCGGCAAGGATATCGGGCTGGTGCTGAAGCGGCTCGGAAAAGGAGTGCAAGCTCCGGTGCAGGCGTTCATGGAGCACGGGGAAGACTTTGTGGTACGCGACACCCTGCCCGCGCTGGTCGAGGCGATGAATGCGATGCCCGGCGTCCTACCAGTGGACGGTGCCATCGTGGAGCGCGAAGTGCGGGACCGCGATGCCCAACTCACGCAACAGGGCGGGAAAGATCCCCAGCTCGCGCTGATTCACAATGCCCGCCGCTACTTCAGCGAACGCGTCATGCGAATCGCCTCGCCAGCGCCGTTGCTGGCCGCAAGGAACGGTCCGCTCATTGCCGTCAAGTTGAACATCCTGACGAGAAAATCGCTTGGCGGTCTGGCCACCGATCTGCATGCGCGCGTCCTCGGGGCCGGCGATACGCCAATGCCGGGACTCTATGCGGCGGGAGAAGTGGCCGGCTTTGGAGGCGGCGGCGTGCATGGGTACCGCGCCCTGGAAGGGACGTTTCTGGGCGGCTGCCTGTTCAGTGGTCGCACCGCCGGGCGTGCGGCGGCTCGTGACTGCTGA
- a CDS encoding TspO/MBR family protein — MASHTLVRPRVGWLALAVCLLVTTVAAFSAAFASRTSAEFYALLDKPAWAPPAWLFGPVWSVLYLLMAVAAWRVWRANGLRAARAPLGWYVVQLALNALWTWLFFVWRDGPWATVEVLVLWAAIAVTAVLFRRRDTIAAGLLLPYLVWVSFASALTISVWQRNPALL, encoded by the coding sequence ATGGCTTCTCACACCCTTGTACGTCCTCGCGTCGGCTGGCTGGCTCTTGCGGTGTGTCTGCTGGTCACCACGGTGGCGGCGTTCAGTGCGGCGTTCGCTTCGCGTACGTCGGCAGAGTTTTATGCACTGCTTGATAAACCCGCTTGGGCGCCGCCGGCCTGGTTGTTTGGGCCGGTCTGGAGTGTCCTGTACCTGCTCATGGCCGTTGCCGCCTGGCGCGTCTGGCGCGCCAATGGGTTGCGGGCGGCGCGTGCGCCGCTGGGGTGGTATGTGGTGCAGCTGGCGTTGAACGCGCTGTGGACCTGGCTCTTCTTCGTGTGGCGTGATGGTCCGTGGGCGACAGTTGAAGTGCTGGTACTCTGGGCGGCAATTGCGGTCACGGCCGTGCTCTTCCGCCGCCGTGACACGATTGCGGCCGGGCTCCTGCTCCCCTATTTGGTCTGGGTTTCATTTGCGAGTGCGTTGACCATCTCCGTGTGGCAACGCAACCCCGCGCTGCTCTAG
- a CDS encoding hybrid sensor histidine kinase/response regulator — MRLLLQLLSRCARRFAGAALPMSMLVPAANLAQAQPVAEAMARAPEYVREVIDPDLGLPDTYIATVAQTPDGYLWLGTRRGLVRFDGLNTTLFDPRNTPALPASTINALSVDRTGALWISTDRGLAVREGSTFRRIAADQIPAGTTWEVVRDRRGRVWVSGSFGVRVGDGTRFTAVPGFNEHIYSLIEDQRGRIWMGGRKVLASYVEGETEPVRWAPSNQLRVYDMALAPDGSLWVGVREGAQQLDISDPARITLKTTVSTANAGALAQVWSMTIGPNGALWLGTDTRGVLRWDGEQLRPVDAGERKTIDPVWWLTRDLRGNVWAGTAGGLARYRSSAFRTVTAGLSATSTWSVRGDVNGTPWASTEDGQVSWFDGARWRPVFSGTINLAAPVLWPTPDGAMLASDSEGRLLRLTKSGVTDISARVGFPEGTLLSVFQDRDGAIIGTTSVGLLRSSEGRVDSLYRRAGLAARDEARVIMRDTSGRLLIGGRGLTIIDDVAVQRIGHREGLSDTAVLALHSTPHALWIATADSGLFVMRGSRVVSLSRANVRLGRGINGIMDDASGYLWLTTRSGLMRAAVAELLRASEDTTRSVAVRQFDRSDGLPTTDFNSDYQNQLFRDNSGRIWLPTYAGPVLLTPTAVVADTVPPQAHIESVQVDGVLQPLGAAIRLSGHPDRVEVTFSATNALVPRRVRAEFRILGVDSSWVDAGRRRTLSFGPLAGGRYRVEIRVAGEDGEWHPRVASIDIEVPRTLTEHGWFFPALTAVAGLLVFLFTRIRLATARARERELSNLVAERTADLEASRAGLEVRVAERTEALSRELAERYKLEQRLESSRRMASLGRLAGGVSHEINNALATVLGFAQLAQMASRNDERVHADLGEVVRAGRRAANITHQLLAFARQHHSALLPTSLETVVHDNLRSLQQLCAPIAVDVTAQPSLPLVNADVGQIEQLLVNLVKNARDAGTRDGHIRVSLTRHTLDTANAVGDRVLPAGEYVVLSVRDTGTGISSATLEQLFEPFFTTKEVNEGSGLGLAVVQGIVGRHNGAIAVSSVEGEGTTFSAWFPEHRGDMPPAITEAELQGGGETILLAEDDASIRRFATRMLTDHGYRVLDAEDGAAAIALVGKSIEAIDLVLTDVLMPNANGLELARLLRAARPDLPLVFMTGYAGLDDQALAELRATGPVLAKPFTQETLLQVVQRALEGRRSRAGIS, encoded by the coding sequence GTGCGCCTCCTTCTGCAGCTCCTGAGCCGCTGTGCCCGTCGATTCGCTGGCGCGGCGCTGCCCATGTCCATGCTTGTGCCTGCAGCGAACCTGGCGCAGGCGCAGCCCGTGGCCGAAGCAATGGCGCGGGCGCCAGAGTATGTCCGCGAAGTCATTGACCCGGACCTCGGGCTCCCCGACACCTACATTGCCACTGTCGCGCAGACCCCCGATGGCTATCTGTGGCTGGGGACGCGGCGTGGTCTCGTGCGTTTTGATGGGTTGAACACCACGCTATTCGACCCGCGAAATACTCCTGCGTTACCCGCGTCCACCATCAATGCGCTCAGCGTCGACAGGACCGGGGCCCTCTGGATCTCCACCGACCGGGGGCTTGCCGTACGTGAGGGCTCGACCTTCCGACGCATTGCCGCCGACCAAATTCCTGCGGGCACCACCTGGGAGGTGGTGCGCGATCGGCGTGGGCGGGTATGGGTGTCCGGGAGTTTCGGGGTTCGCGTGGGGGATGGGACCCGCTTTACCGCGGTTCCAGGGTTCAACGAACACATTTATTCGCTCATTGAAGACCAGCGTGGACGAATCTGGATGGGAGGCCGAAAGGTGCTCGCGTCCTATGTGGAAGGGGAGACGGAGCCCGTTCGGTGGGCGCCGTCCAATCAGCTTCGCGTGTACGATATGGCGCTGGCCCCGGACGGGTCACTCTGGGTGGGAGTCCGCGAAGGGGCGCAGCAGCTCGACATCAGCGACCCGGCGCGCATCACCCTGAAAACCACGGTCAGTACGGCCAACGCCGGAGCGCTCGCACAAGTCTGGTCGATGACCATCGGCCCGAATGGCGCGCTGTGGCTGGGCACCGATACACGAGGCGTTCTTCGTTGGGACGGTGAGCAACTGCGTCCCGTCGATGCGGGCGAACGTAAAACCATCGATCCCGTCTGGTGGCTCACCCGGGACCTTCGCGGGAACGTGTGGGCCGGAACCGCGGGGGGGCTGGCTCGCTACCGGAGCTCCGCGTTTCGAACGGTAACGGCGGGGCTTTCCGCTACGAGTACATGGTCTGTTCGCGGCGATGTGAATGGCACGCCGTGGGCGTCTACGGAAGACGGGCAGGTCTCGTGGTTCGATGGGGCTCGCTGGCGACCCGTCTTCAGCGGCACCATCAATTTGGCCGCGCCCGTACTGTGGCCAACTCCCGACGGCGCCATGCTGGCCAGCGATTCGGAAGGACGCCTGCTGCGACTTACCAAGTCAGGGGTGACCGACATCAGTGCGCGCGTGGGCTTTCCGGAGGGGACCCTGCTCTCGGTGTTTCAGGACCGCGATGGGGCCATCATTGGCACGACCAGCGTGGGGCTGTTGCGGTCATCCGAAGGACGTGTCGATTCGCTCTATCGTCGCGCGGGATTGGCGGCCCGTGATGAGGCGCGGGTCATCATGCGTGACACGTCCGGACGACTGTTGATTGGCGGACGGGGACTCACCATCATCGATGATGTTGCTGTGCAGCGCATCGGGCACCGTGAAGGCCTCAGCGATACGGCCGTGTTGGCGCTACACAGCACGCCACACGCGTTGTGGATCGCCACCGCCGATTCCGGCCTGTTCGTCATGCGTGGGTCACGCGTGGTATCGCTGTCCCGTGCCAACGTACGCCTGGGCCGCGGCATCAATGGCATCATGGACGATGCGTCTGGTTATCTCTGGCTCACCACCCGCAGTGGGCTCATGCGTGCGGCGGTCGCCGAGCTGTTGCGAGCCAGTGAGGATACCACCCGATCCGTGGCTGTGCGGCAGTTCGATCGCTCCGACGGATTGCCTACGACGGATTTCAACAGTGACTACCAGAACCAGCTGTTCCGCGACAACAGTGGGCGCATCTGGCTCCCCACGTACGCCGGTCCGGTGCTGCTCACCCCCACCGCCGTCGTCGCCGATACTGTACCGCCGCAGGCGCACATTGAATCGGTACAGGTTGATGGAGTCCTGCAGCCTTTGGGTGCAGCGATCCGTCTGTCCGGGCACCCGGATCGTGTCGAGGTCACCTTTTCGGCCACCAATGCGCTGGTGCCAAGGCGCGTGCGTGCCGAGTTCCGCATTCTCGGCGTGGACAGCAGCTGGGTTGATGCCGGGCGACGCCGCACGTTGTCTTTCGGTCCGCTGGCGGGTGGACGCTATCGCGTGGAGATCCGTGTGGCAGGGGAAGATGGCGAGTGGCATCCCCGTGTTGCCTCCATCGACATCGAGGTGCCGCGAACGCTCACCGAACACGGCTGGTTCTTTCCGGCACTGACGGCAGTCGCGGGACTGCTGGTGTTTCTCTTCACCCGCATACGCTTGGCCACGGCGCGTGCTCGCGAGCGTGAGCTTTCAAATCTCGTGGCGGAACGTACTGCCGACCTCGAAGCCTCCCGCGCTGGGCTGGAGGTCAGAGTTGCCGAGCGTACCGAAGCCCTCAGCCGTGAGCTCGCGGAACGCTACAAGCTGGAACAGCGTCTGGAGAGCTCACGGCGGATGGCCAGCCTGGGACGTCTGGCGGGTGGTGTCTCTCACGAAATCAACAACGCGTTGGCCACGGTACTCGGATTTGCGCAACTCGCCCAGATGGCCTCGCGCAACGACGAGCGTGTGCACGCGGATCTCGGCGAAGTGGTCCGAGCCGGACGCCGCGCGGCCAACATCACCCATCAATTGCTGGCCTTCGCCCGTCAGCATCATTCGGCCTTGCTCCCCACGTCCCTCGAGACGGTCGTGCACGACAACCTGCGCAGCTTGCAGCAGTTGTGCGCACCCATTGCCGTAGATGTCACCGCGCAACCGTCGCTCCCGCTGGTGAACGCCGATGTGGGACAGATAGAGCAACTGCTGGTCAATCTCGTCAAGAATGCGCGGGATGCCGGCACACGCGATGGGCACATTCGCGTGAGCCTCACACGTCACACGCTCGACACCGCCAATGCCGTGGGCGATCGTGTGCTGCCGGCCGGCGAGTATGTGGTGTTATCGGTGCGTGATACCGGAACGGGTATTTCCTCGGCCACCCTCGAGCAACTCTTCGAGCCCTTCTTCACCACCAAGGAGGTCAACGAAGGCAGTGGACTCGGCCTCGCCGTCGTGCAAGGCATCGTGGGACGCCACAACGGCGCCATTGCCGTGAGCAGCGTTGAAGGGGAAGGCACCACCTTCAGTGCCTGGTTCCCTGAGCATCGTGGCGACATGCCTCCTGCGATCACCGAAGCGGAGTTGCAGGGCGGCGGTGAAACCATTTTGCTCGCGGAAGACGACGCCAGTATTCGTCGTTTCGCCACGCGCATGCTGACCGATCACGGCTATCGGGTGCTCGACGCCGAAGACGGCGCGGCGGCCATTGCGCTGGTCGGCAAGTCGATCGAAGCCATTGACCTGGTGCTCACCGACGTGTTAATGCCCAATGCCAACGGACTGGAACTCGCCCGACTCCTGCGTGCCGCTCGCCCCGATTTGCCGCTGGTGTTCATGACGGGCTACGCGGGGCTGGACGATCAAGCGCTCGCCGAACTGCGCGCCACTGGCCCAGTGCTGGCCAAGCCGTTTACACAGGAGACGCTGTTGCAGGTCGTCCAGCGCGCGCTGGAGGGACGCCGGTCTCGCGCGGGAATATCCTGA
- a CDS encoding YceH family protein: MHPPLSHVEVRVLGALIEKAATTPDTYPLTLSALVAACNQLTNREPVMQLDEDAVGTAIVTLRRRSLLRAIQPAGSRVTKYLHLLDEAIDLDTRELALLGVLMLRGPQTLGELHTRTARLAAFTGLDDVEQLLEQLLTRDSGSLVTRLPRRAGQKEARYAQLFAGEVTEASGSRETMVGEPLVSSPASPATGEQAESLASRVTALEQEVAVLRAELTAFKAQFN, encoded by the coding sequence ATGCATCCTCCGCTTTCTCACGTCGAAGTCCGTGTCCTCGGAGCGCTCATCGAAAAGGCGGCCACGACACCGGACACCTACCCGCTGACGCTCAGTGCGCTGGTGGCGGCCTGCAATCAGCTGACCAATCGCGAGCCGGTCATGCAGTTGGACGAAGATGCGGTGGGAACCGCCATCGTCACGCTGCGTCGGCGTAGTCTATTGCGCGCCATTCAGCCGGCGGGCTCACGCGTCACCAAATACCTGCATTTGCTCGATGAAGCCATCGATCTCGATACGCGTGAACTGGCGCTGCTGGGGGTGCTCATGCTGCGTGGCCCACAAACCTTGGGCGAGCTTCATACACGGACCGCACGCCTTGCGGCCTTTACCGGACTGGATGATGTGGAGCAGTTGCTCGAGCAGCTGCTGACGAGAGATTCGGGCTCGCTAGTGACCCGCCTGCCGCGGCGGGCCGGACAAAAGGAAGCGCGGTACGCCCAGCTCTTCGCTGGCGAGGTGACAGAGGCTAGTGGGTCGCGTGAGACAATGGTGGGGGAGCCGTTGGTGTCGTCTCCCGCATCGCCAGCAACAGGGGAGCAAGCCGAGTCCCTGGCGTCGCGCGTGACAGCACTTGAGCAGGAGGTCGCCGTATTGCGCGCTGAGCTGACGGCGTTCAAGGCACAGTTCAACTGA